One window of the Nicotiana tabacum cultivar K326 chromosome 4, ASM71507v2, whole genome shotgun sequence genome contains the following:
- the LOC107794086 gene encoding regulator of telomere elongation helicase 1 homolog isoform X1, producing the protein MPTYKIGGIDVDFPYEAYDCQITYMEKVIQSLQNRCNALLESPTGTGKTLCLLCATLAWRKSLGGFSVRKSGIRDRIASSQQSDESSQFESSALPNIVYASRTHSQIRQVVKELKRTNYRPKMVVLGSREQLCIHEEVSLLRGKTQTNACHALCKKRKKRYCGHFSRVAEFMKTNPSLGEEPIDIEDLVNIGRSSGPCPYYVSRELHKTVDILFAPYNYLIDRGYRKSLNIQWTNSILIFDEAHNLESLCADAASFDLSSGLLTACISEAKTCIDLSIARRENSSDKSCNPDNFAILKALLLKLEKKIAEVSIDSKELGFTKPGPYIYEFLADLNITQKTANMLIDIIEEATVLLEEDANTTEDGKTNKSKSTVCRLESMGDILQMIFRNDGNPHAQYYRVHVQEVQGGGIDSLKAGKASRTLSWWCFNPGIAMEQFSKLGVGSIILTSGTLSPMDSFAEELKLDFPVRLENPHVISDNQIWAGVVPVGPSGYTFNSSYRTRDSIEYKQELGNAIVNFARAVPDGLLVFFPSYYLLEQCIGCWKTSGHSNSMDSSTIWERICKYKLPVVEPRQSSLFPMAIEDYMTKLKDKTASGAVFFAVCRGKVSEGLDFADHAGRAVVITGIPFATRSDPKVRLKREFLDQQMNLQSTGSKVLTGEDWYTQQASRAVNQAVGRVIRHRHDFGAIIFCDERFTYSNRQSQVSRWIQPHIKCHSKFGEVVFSLTRFFRDGRIRGPTKLELMQPDDKEIVKRLGSSQPKLHFEKLFTSLDSSVDFPCSTNQLSSSVKQGNSPGSLEDILPANKSSLRSDKLVKNLAVKHASNLLVSGRKEMLISKQKIIDLTKHELPDEQPKDVIAPCSLKRPRLTLTGPDCQRDHSRKSHDSPDRSSVAHHLLSESGSSYILKNKKSQYSEERSQQNIKLDRADLLENEMTSRKTAGLVDLQNEDGVDSSVPCNNEEKKGSVFLVQVREKLTDTEYLEFVGYMKSLKSKAMKIGQVLQSIARLFSLPDRIPLLHRFKDYVPAKYHSLYDQYLKRNLEVAGV; encoded by the exons ATGCCGACATATAAGATTGGGGGAATCGATGTCGATTTCCCTTACGAGGCTTACGATTGCCAGATCACTTACATGGAAAAAGTCATTCAGTCCCTTCAAAAT AGATGTAATGCATTGCTTGAGAGCCCAACTGGGACAGGAAAGACCCTGTGTCTTCTTTGTGCCACATTGGCTTGGAGGAAGAGTTTGGGGGGTTTCTCAGTCCGGAAGAGTGGAATAAGAGACCGTATTGCCAGTAGCCAGCAGTCAGATGAGTCTTCTCAATTTGAATCCTCAGCATTACCAAATATTGTATATGCATCACGCACACACAGCCAAATTCGACAAGTGGTGAAAGAGTTAAAGAGGACCAATTATAG GCCAAAAATGGTAGTCTTAGGATCTCGGGAACAACTGTGCATTCATGAAGAAGTGAGTCTTCTGCGCGGAAAAACACAGACAAATGCTTGCCATGCACTTTGCAAAAAGCGCAAAAAACGTTATTGTGGCCACTTTTCTCGCGTTGCAG AGTTCATGAAGACTAATCCCAGTCTAGGAGAGGAGCCTATTGACATAGAGGATTTGGTCAACATAGGAAGAAGCAGTGGCCC gTGCCCTTATTATGTATCACGAGAACTTCACAAGACTGTGGACATATTATTTGCACCTTACAATTATCTTATTGATCGCGGATACAGAAAATCTTTGAACATTCAGTGGACAAACAGTATACTTATATTTGATGAAGCTCATAACTTG GAAAgcttgtgtgctgatgcagcctCTTTTGACCTTTCTTCTGGCCTTCTGACAGCTTGCATTTCTGAAGCTAAAACTTGTATAGACCTTTCGATAGCAAGGAGGGAGAACTCAAGTGACAAATCATGTAATCCAGATAACTTCGCTATTCTCAAAG CACTTCTTTTGAAGCTTGAGAAAAAAATTGCTGAAGTGTCCATTGATTCAAAAGAGTTGGGTTTCACGAAGCCTGGGCCATACATTTATGAGTTTCTTGCTGATCTAAATATCACACAGAAAACTGCCAACATGCTCATTGATATAATTGAGGAAGCAACTGTACTTCTTGAAGAAG ATGCAAACACTACCGAAGATGGAAAAACAAACAAGTCAAAAAGCACAGTCTGCAGATTGGAAAGCATGGGTGACATTCTACAAATGATTTTCAGGAATGATGGAAACCCTCATGCCCAATACTATCGT GTTCATGTTCAGGAAGTTCAAGGAGGTGGCATAGATTCCCTTAAAG CAGGAAAGGCATCTAGAACACTGAGCTGGTGGTGTTTCAATCCAGGTATTGCAATGGAGCAGTTCTCCAAATTAGGTGTTGGATCTATCATTTTGACTTCTGGCACATTATCTCCGATGGATTCATTTGCTGAGGAATTGAAGTT AGATTTTCCAGTTCGTTTAGAGAACCCTCATGTTATATCAGACAATCAGATATGGGCTGGTGTTGTACCCGTGGGCCCTTCTGGTTATACATTCAACTCATCATATAGGACTCGTGATTCTATTGAATACAAGCAAGAGCTTGGGAATGCCATTG TCAATTTCGCTCGTGCTGTACCAGATGGACTTCTTGTATTTTTTCCTTCATATTACCTTTTGGAGCAATGCATTGGCTGCTGGAAAACTTCG GGGCATTCAAACTCAATGGATTCGAGCACAATATGGGAAAGGATATGCAAATACAAGCTGCCTGTCGTGGAACCAAGACAATCTTCTCTTTTTCCAATGGCAATTGAA GATTATATGACCAAGTTGAAGGACAAAACAGCATCTGGGGCTGTGTTTTTTGCAGTCTGTCGGGGAAAA GTGAGTGAGGGATTGGATTTTGCTGACCATGCTGGTAGAGCTGTTGTGATCACCGGCATCCCCTTTGCCACAAGGAGTGATCCTAAG GTTCGTTTGAAACGTGAATTCCTGGATCAACAGATGAACTTGCAATCAACTGGATCTAAG GTCCTAACAGGAGAAGACTGGTATACTCAACAAGCATCGAGGGCTGTAAATCAGGCTGTGGGCCGTGTTATTCGTCATAGACATGATTTTGGAGCAATAATTTTTTGTGATGAAAG ATTCACATACTCCAACCGTCAGTCACAAGTATCACGTTGGATACAACCCCATATCAAG TGTCATTCCAAATTTGGGGAAGTAGTTTTTTCATTGACGCGCTTTTTTCGTGATGGAAGAATTCGTGGCCCTACAAAACTAGAATTGATGCAACCAGATGACAAGG AAATAGTAAAGAGACTAGGAAGCTCTCAACCTAAACTTCACTTTGAAAAGCTTTTTACCTCTCTG GACTCATCAGTGGATTTTCCTTGCTCTACTAATCAATTATCTTCCTCAGTTAAGCAAGGGAACAGCCCTGGCAGTCTGGAAGACATACTTCCTGCTAATAAGTCATCTCTTAGGTCTGATAAGCTAGTTAAGAATCTGGCTGTAAAACATGCAAGTAATTTGTTGGTCTCTGGACGAAAAGAAATGCTAATTAGCAAACAGAAAATAATTGACTTGACGAAACATGAATTGCCTGATGAACAACCAAAAGATGTTATTGCACCTTGTTCTCTGAAGAGGCCTCGGCTAACATTAACAGGACCTGATTGTCAAAGAGATCATTCTCGAAAGTCTCATGATAGTCCTGACCGTTCCTCAGTTGCCCATCACCTGCTGTCAGAAAGTGGCTCTAGCTATATATTGAAGAATAAGAAGTCACAGTACTCTGAGGAACGAAGTCAACAAAACATTAAATTAGATAGAGCAGACCTGCTTGAAAATGAGATGACATCACGAAAGACTGCAGGTTTAGTTGACCTGCAAAATGAAGATGGCGTTGATAGCTCTGTGCCTTGCAATAATGAGGAGAAGAAAGGATCAGTTTTTCTTGTTCAG GTCCGAGAAAAGCTTACTGATACAGAATACCTTGAATTCGTGGGGTATATGAAGTCGCTCAAGTCTAAAGCAATGAAGATAGGCCAAGTTCTTCAATCCATTGCCAGATTATTTTCTCTCCCTGATAGAATACCTCTCCTTCACAG ATTCAAGGATTATGTTCCTGCGAAGTACCATTCTTTGTATGATCAATATTTAAAAAGAAATCTTGAAGTAGCTGGCGTATGA
- the LOC107794086 gene encoding regulator of telomere elongation helicase 1 homolog isoform X2, with amino-acid sequence MPTYKIGGIDVDFPYEAYDCQITYMEKVIQSLQNRCNALLESPTGTGKTLCLLCATLAWRKSLGGFSVRKSGIRDRIASSQQSDESSQFESSALPNIVYASRTHSQIRQVVKELKRTNYRPKMVVLGSREQLCIHEEVSLLRGKTQTNACHALCKKRKKRYCGHFSRVAEFMKTNPSLGEEPIDIEDLVNIGRSSGPCPYYVSRELHKTVDILFAPYNYLIDRGYRKSLNIQWTNSILIFDEAHNLESLCADAASFDLSSGLLTACISEAKTCIDLSIARRENSSDKSCNPDNFAILKALLLKLEKKIAEVSIDSKELGFTKPGPYIYEFLADLNITQKTANMLIDIIEEATVLLEEDANTTEDGKTNKSKSTVCRLESMGDILQMIFRNDGNPHAQYYRVHVQEVQGGGIDSLKGKASRTLSWWCFNPGIAMEQFSKLGVGSIILTSGTLSPMDSFAEELKLDFPVRLENPHVISDNQIWAGVVPVGPSGYTFNSSYRTRDSIEYKQELGNAIVNFARAVPDGLLVFFPSYYLLEQCIGCWKTSGHSNSMDSSTIWERICKYKLPVVEPRQSSLFPMAIEDYMTKLKDKTASGAVFFAVCRGKVSEGLDFADHAGRAVVITGIPFATRSDPKVRLKREFLDQQMNLQSTGSKVLTGEDWYTQQASRAVNQAVGRVIRHRHDFGAIIFCDERFTYSNRQSQVSRWIQPHIKCHSKFGEVVFSLTRFFRDGRIRGPTKLELMQPDDKEIVKRLGSSQPKLHFEKLFTSLDSSVDFPCSTNQLSSSVKQGNSPGSLEDILPANKSSLRSDKLVKNLAVKHASNLLVSGRKEMLISKQKIIDLTKHELPDEQPKDVIAPCSLKRPRLTLTGPDCQRDHSRKSHDSPDRSSVAHHLLSESGSSYILKNKKSQYSEERSQQNIKLDRADLLENEMTSRKTAGLVDLQNEDGVDSSVPCNNEEKKGSVFLVQVREKLTDTEYLEFVGYMKSLKSKAMKIGQVLQSIARLFSLPDRIPLLHRFKDYVPAKYHSLYDQYLKRNLEVAGV; translated from the exons ATGCCGACATATAAGATTGGGGGAATCGATGTCGATTTCCCTTACGAGGCTTACGATTGCCAGATCACTTACATGGAAAAAGTCATTCAGTCCCTTCAAAAT AGATGTAATGCATTGCTTGAGAGCCCAACTGGGACAGGAAAGACCCTGTGTCTTCTTTGTGCCACATTGGCTTGGAGGAAGAGTTTGGGGGGTTTCTCAGTCCGGAAGAGTGGAATAAGAGACCGTATTGCCAGTAGCCAGCAGTCAGATGAGTCTTCTCAATTTGAATCCTCAGCATTACCAAATATTGTATATGCATCACGCACACACAGCCAAATTCGACAAGTGGTGAAAGAGTTAAAGAGGACCAATTATAG GCCAAAAATGGTAGTCTTAGGATCTCGGGAACAACTGTGCATTCATGAAGAAGTGAGTCTTCTGCGCGGAAAAACACAGACAAATGCTTGCCATGCACTTTGCAAAAAGCGCAAAAAACGTTATTGTGGCCACTTTTCTCGCGTTGCAG AGTTCATGAAGACTAATCCCAGTCTAGGAGAGGAGCCTATTGACATAGAGGATTTGGTCAACATAGGAAGAAGCAGTGGCCC gTGCCCTTATTATGTATCACGAGAACTTCACAAGACTGTGGACATATTATTTGCACCTTACAATTATCTTATTGATCGCGGATACAGAAAATCTTTGAACATTCAGTGGACAAACAGTATACTTATATTTGATGAAGCTCATAACTTG GAAAgcttgtgtgctgatgcagcctCTTTTGACCTTTCTTCTGGCCTTCTGACAGCTTGCATTTCTGAAGCTAAAACTTGTATAGACCTTTCGATAGCAAGGAGGGAGAACTCAAGTGACAAATCATGTAATCCAGATAACTTCGCTATTCTCAAAG CACTTCTTTTGAAGCTTGAGAAAAAAATTGCTGAAGTGTCCATTGATTCAAAAGAGTTGGGTTTCACGAAGCCTGGGCCATACATTTATGAGTTTCTTGCTGATCTAAATATCACACAGAAAACTGCCAACATGCTCATTGATATAATTGAGGAAGCAACTGTACTTCTTGAAGAAG ATGCAAACACTACCGAAGATGGAAAAACAAACAAGTCAAAAAGCACAGTCTGCAGATTGGAAAGCATGGGTGACATTCTACAAATGATTTTCAGGAATGATGGAAACCCTCATGCCCAATACTATCGT GTTCATGTTCAGGAAGTTCAAGGAGGTGGCATAGATTCCCTTAAAG GAAAGGCATCTAGAACACTGAGCTGGTGGTGTTTCAATCCAGGTATTGCAATGGAGCAGTTCTCCAAATTAGGTGTTGGATCTATCATTTTGACTTCTGGCACATTATCTCCGATGGATTCATTTGCTGAGGAATTGAAGTT AGATTTTCCAGTTCGTTTAGAGAACCCTCATGTTATATCAGACAATCAGATATGGGCTGGTGTTGTACCCGTGGGCCCTTCTGGTTATACATTCAACTCATCATATAGGACTCGTGATTCTATTGAATACAAGCAAGAGCTTGGGAATGCCATTG TCAATTTCGCTCGTGCTGTACCAGATGGACTTCTTGTATTTTTTCCTTCATATTACCTTTTGGAGCAATGCATTGGCTGCTGGAAAACTTCG GGGCATTCAAACTCAATGGATTCGAGCACAATATGGGAAAGGATATGCAAATACAAGCTGCCTGTCGTGGAACCAAGACAATCTTCTCTTTTTCCAATGGCAATTGAA GATTATATGACCAAGTTGAAGGACAAAACAGCATCTGGGGCTGTGTTTTTTGCAGTCTGTCGGGGAAAA GTGAGTGAGGGATTGGATTTTGCTGACCATGCTGGTAGAGCTGTTGTGATCACCGGCATCCCCTTTGCCACAAGGAGTGATCCTAAG GTTCGTTTGAAACGTGAATTCCTGGATCAACAGATGAACTTGCAATCAACTGGATCTAAG GTCCTAACAGGAGAAGACTGGTATACTCAACAAGCATCGAGGGCTGTAAATCAGGCTGTGGGCCGTGTTATTCGTCATAGACATGATTTTGGAGCAATAATTTTTTGTGATGAAAG ATTCACATACTCCAACCGTCAGTCACAAGTATCACGTTGGATACAACCCCATATCAAG TGTCATTCCAAATTTGGGGAAGTAGTTTTTTCATTGACGCGCTTTTTTCGTGATGGAAGAATTCGTGGCCCTACAAAACTAGAATTGATGCAACCAGATGACAAGG AAATAGTAAAGAGACTAGGAAGCTCTCAACCTAAACTTCACTTTGAAAAGCTTTTTACCTCTCTG GACTCATCAGTGGATTTTCCTTGCTCTACTAATCAATTATCTTCCTCAGTTAAGCAAGGGAACAGCCCTGGCAGTCTGGAAGACATACTTCCTGCTAATAAGTCATCTCTTAGGTCTGATAAGCTAGTTAAGAATCTGGCTGTAAAACATGCAAGTAATTTGTTGGTCTCTGGACGAAAAGAAATGCTAATTAGCAAACAGAAAATAATTGACTTGACGAAACATGAATTGCCTGATGAACAACCAAAAGATGTTATTGCACCTTGTTCTCTGAAGAGGCCTCGGCTAACATTAACAGGACCTGATTGTCAAAGAGATCATTCTCGAAAGTCTCATGATAGTCCTGACCGTTCCTCAGTTGCCCATCACCTGCTGTCAGAAAGTGGCTCTAGCTATATATTGAAGAATAAGAAGTCACAGTACTCTGAGGAACGAAGTCAACAAAACATTAAATTAGATAGAGCAGACCTGCTTGAAAATGAGATGACATCACGAAAGACTGCAGGTTTAGTTGACCTGCAAAATGAAGATGGCGTTGATAGCTCTGTGCCTTGCAATAATGAGGAGAAGAAAGGATCAGTTTTTCTTGTTCAG GTCCGAGAAAAGCTTACTGATACAGAATACCTTGAATTCGTGGGGTATATGAAGTCGCTCAAGTCTAAAGCAATGAAGATAGGCCAAGTTCTTCAATCCATTGCCAGATTATTTTCTCTCCCTGATAGAATACCTCTCCTTCACAG ATTCAAGGATTATGTTCCTGCGAAGTACCATTCTTTGTATGATCAATATTTAAAAAGAAATCTTGAAGTAGCTGGCGTATGA
- the LOC107794086 gene encoding regulator of telomere elongation helicase 1 homolog isoform X3, which translates to MPTYKIGGIDVDFPYEAYDCQITYMEKVIQSLQNRCNALLESPTGTGKTLCLLCATLAWRKSLGGFSVRKSGIRDRIASSQQSDESSQFESSALPNIVYASRTHSQIRQVVKELKRTNYRPKMVVLGSREQLCIHEEVSLLRGKTQTNACHALCKKRKKRYCGHFSRVAEFMKTNPSLGEEPIDIEDLVNIGRSSGPCPYYVSRELHKTVDILFAPYNYLIDRGYRKSLNIQWTNSILIFDEAHNLESLCADAASFDLSSGLLTACISEAKTCIDLSIARRENSSDKSCNPDNFAILKALLLKLEKKIAEVSIDSKELGFTKPGPYIYEFLADLNITQKTANMLIDIIEEATVLLEEDANTTEDGKTNKSKSTVCRLESMGDILQMIFRNDGNPHAQYYRVHVQEVQGGGIDSLKGIAMEQFSKLGVGSIILTSGTLSPMDSFAEELKLDFPVRLENPHVISDNQIWAGVVPVGPSGYTFNSSYRTRDSIEYKQELGNAIVNFARAVPDGLLVFFPSYYLLEQCIGCWKTSGHSNSMDSSTIWERICKYKLPVVEPRQSSLFPMAIEDYMTKLKDKTASGAVFFAVCRGKVSEGLDFADHAGRAVVITGIPFATRSDPKVRLKREFLDQQMNLQSTGSKVLTGEDWYTQQASRAVNQAVGRVIRHRHDFGAIIFCDERFTYSNRQSQVSRWIQPHIKCHSKFGEVVFSLTRFFRDGRIRGPTKLELMQPDDKEIVKRLGSSQPKLHFEKLFTSLDSSVDFPCSTNQLSSSVKQGNSPGSLEDILPANKSSLRSDKLVKNLAVKHASNLLVSGRKEMLISKQKIIDLTKHELPDEQPKDVIAPCSLKRPRLTLTGPDCQRDHSRKSHDSPDRSSVAHHLLSESGSSYILKNKKSQYSEERSQQNIKLDRADLLENEMTSRKTAGLVDLQNEDGVDSSVPCNNEEKKGSVFLVQVREKLTDTEYLEFVGYMKSLKSKAMKIGQVLQSIARLFSLPDRIPLLHRFKDYVPAKYHSLYDQYLKRNLEVAGV; encoded by the exons ATGCCGACATATAAGATTGGGGGAATCGATGTCGATTTCCCTTACGAGGCTTACGATTGCCAGATCACTTACATGGAAAAAGTCATTCAGTCCCTTCAAAAT AGATGTAATGCATTGCTTGAGAGCCCAACTGGGACAGGAAAGACCCTGTGTCTTCTTTGTGCCACATTGGCTTGGAGGAAGAGTTTGGGGGGTTTCTCAGTCCGGAAGAGTGGAATAAGAGACCGTATTGCCAGTAGCCAGCAGTCAGATGAGTCTTCTCAATTTGAATCCTCAGCATTACCAAATATTGTATATGCATCACGCACACACAGCCAAATTCGACAAGTGGTGAAAGAGTTAAAGAGGACCAATTATAG GCCAAAAATGGTAGTCTTAGGATCTCGGGAACAACTGTGCATTCATGAAGAAGTGAGTCTTCTGCGCGGAAAAACACAGACAAATGCTTGCCATGCACTTTGCAAAAAGCGCAAAAAACGTTATTGTGGCCACTTTTCTCGCGTTGCAG AGTTCATGAAGACTAATCCCAGTCTAGGAGAGGAGCCTATTGACATAGAGGATTTGGTCAACATAGGAAGAAGCAGTGGCCC gTGCCCTTATTATGTATCACGAGAACTTCACAAGACTGTGGACATATTATTTGCACCTTACAATTATCTTATTGATCGCGGATACAGAAAATCTTTGAACATTCAGTGGACAAACAGTATACTTATATTTGATGAAGCTCATAACTTG GAAAgcttgtgtgctgatgcagcctCTTTTGACCTTTCTTCTGGCCTTCTGACAGCTTGCATTTCTGAAGCTAAAACTTGTATAGACCTTTCGATAGCAAGGAGGGAGAACTCAAGTGACAAATCATGTAATCCAGATAACTTCGCTATTCTCAAAG CACTTCTTTTGAAGCTTGAGAAAAAAATTGCTGAAGTGTCCATTGATTCAAAAGAGTTGGGTTTCACGAAGCCTGGGCCATACATTTATGAGTTTCTTGCTGATCTAAATATCACACAGAAAACTGCCAACATGCTCATTGATATAATTGAGGAAGCAACTGTACTTCTTGAAGAAG ATGCAAACACTACCGAAGATGGAAAAACAAACAAGTCAAAAAGCACAGTCTGCAGATTGGAAAGCATGGGTGACATTCTACAAATGATTTTCAGGAATGATGGAAACCCTCATGCCCAATACTATCGT GTTCATGTTCAGGAAGTTCAAGGAGGTGGCATAGATTCCCTTAAAG GTATTGCAATGGAGCAGTTCTCCAAATTAGGTGTTGGATCTATCATTTTGACTTCTGGCACATTATCTCCGATGGATTCATTTGCTGAGGAATTGAAGTT AGATTTTCCAGTTCGTTTAGAGAACCCTCATGTTATATCAGACAATCAGATATGGGCTGGTGTTGTACCCGTGGGCCCTTCTGGTTATACATTCAACTCATCATATAGGACTCGTGATTCTATTGAATACAAGCAAGAGCTTGGGAATGCCATTG TCAATTTCGCTCGTGCTGTACCAGATGGACTTCTTGTATTTTTTCCTTCATATTACCTTTTGGAGCAATGCATTGGCTGCTGGAAAACTTCG GGGCATTCAAACTCAATGGATTCGAGCACAATATGGGAAAGGATATGCAAATACAAGCTGCCTGTCGTGGAACCAAGACAATCTTCTCTTTTTCCAATGGCAATTGAA GATTATATGACCAAGTTGAAGGACAAAACAGCATCTGGGGCTGTGTTTTTTGCAGTCTGTCGGGGAAAA GTGAGTGAGGGATTGGATTTTGCTGACCATGCTGGTAGAGCTGTTGTGATCACCGGCATCCCCTTTGCCACAAGGAGTGATCCTAAG GTTCGTTTGAAACGTGAATTCCTGGATCAACAGATGAACTTGCAATCAACTGGATCTAAG GTCCTAACAGGAGAAGACTGGTATACTCAACAAGCATCGAGGGCTGTAAATCAGGCTGTGGGCCGTGTTATTCGTCATAGACATGATTTTGGAGCAATAATTTTTTGTGATGAAAG ATTCACATACTCCAACCGTCAGTCACAAGTATCACGTTGGATACAACCCCATATCAAG TGTCATTCCAAATTTGGGGAAGTAGTTTTTTCATTGACGCGCTTTTTTCGTGATGGAAGAATTCGTGGCCCTACAAAACTAGAATTGATGCAACCAGATGACAAGG AAATAGTAAAGAGACTAGGAAGCTCTCAACCTAAACTTCACTTTGAAAAGCTTTTTACCTCTCTG GACTCATCAGTGGATTTTCCTTGCTCTACTAATCAATTATCTTCCTCAGTTAAGCAAGGGAACAGCCCTGGCAGTCTGGAAGACATACTTCCTGCTAATAAGTCATCTCTTAGGTCTGATAAGCTAGTTAAGAATCTGGCTGTAAAACATGCAAGTAATTTGTTGGTCTCTGGACGAAAAGAAATGCTAATTAGCAAACAGAAAATAATTGACTTGACGAAACATGAATTGCCTGATGAACAACCAAAAGATGTTATTGCACCTTGTTCTCTGAAGAGGCCTCGGCTAACATTAACAGGACCTGATTGTCAAAGAGATCATTCTCGAAAGTCTCATGATAGTCCTGACCGTTCCTCAGTTGCCCATCACCTGCTGTCAGAAAGTGGCTCTAGCTATATATTGAAGAATAAGAAGTCACAGTACTCTGAGGAACGAAGTCAACAAAACATTAAATTAGATAGAGCAGACCTGCTTGAAAATGAGATGACATCACGAAAGACTGCAGGTTTAGTTGACCTGCAAAATGAAGATGGCGTTGATAGCTCTGTGCCTTGCAATAATGAGGAGAAGAAAGGATCAGTTTTTCTTGTTCAG GTCCGAGAAAAGCTTACTGATACAGAATACCTTGAATTCGTGGGGTATATGAAGTCGCTCAAGTCTAAAGCAATGAAGATAGGCCAAGTTCTTCAATCCATTGCCAGATTATTTTCTCTCCCTGATAGAATACCTCTCCTTCACAG ATTCAAGGATTATGTTCCTGCGAAGTACCATTCTTTGTATGATCAATATTTAAAAAGAAATCTTGAAGTAGCTGGCGTATGA
- the LOC107794084 gene encoding transcription repressor OFP14-like, with translation MPKQLQKSLSDYLSKIKHKPTPQSPNFSANKTLSSSTSWLLRGCRHPKTLSFSAVDRKEKQAQAKDDAATLADIDRFLFENFKSFYSKDDDSEVEANTSNKPNNNNNNIVKKGKKEDNIAPNKEENAGASNSLFESPRYVVPPSNISGSRRFFVARGSSSSLIEEARTSMTVSDDTGSTSATTNTTSNDSLAISTSDGSKETLNADDFITVVTYSPSPYDDFRQSMQEMMEARLNDQGKINWEFMEELLFCYFNLNDKKSYKYILSAFVDLIVVLRENSGRVPVISRNVRSLGGELNQGKT, from the exons ATGCCTAAGCAACTTCAAAAATCTCTTTCAGATTACCTCTCAAAGATCAAACATAAACCCACCCCACAATCTCCTAATTTTTCCGCCAATAAGACCCTCTCATCTTCCACTAGCTGGTTGCTCCGGGGCTGTAGACACCCCAAAACGCTGTCCTTCTCTGCCGTTGATCGCAAAGAAAAGCAAGCTCAAGCCAAAGATGACGCTGCTACACTTGCAGATATAGATCGTTTCCTCTTTGAGAACTTCAAATCTTTTTATTCCAAAGATGACGATAGTGAAGTTGAAGCCAATACTAGCAATAaacctaacaacaacaacaacaacatcgtGAAGAAAGGCAAGAAAGAAGATAATATTGCTCCAAACAAAGAAGAAAATGCAGGAGCTTCAAATTCTTTGTTCGAGTCCCCAAG ATACGTCGTACCGCCATCAAATATTAGCGGGTCTCGTCGGTTTTTTGTAGCACGTGGTTCGTCGAGTTCCCTCATTGAAGAAGCTCGGACAAGCATGACAGTTTCAGACGACACTGGATCAACCTCAGCTACGACAAATACGACTTCAAATGATTCATTGGCAATTAGTACCTCGGATGGTTCAAAGGAAACACTGAATGCAGATGATTTTATTACAGTTGTAACGTATTCTCCAAGTCCATACGATGATTTCAGGCAATCGATGCAAGAGATGATGGAAGCGAGGTTGAATGATCAAGGCAAAATCAACTGGGAATTTATGGAAGAGCTTTTGTTTTGCTATTTCAATTTGAACGATAAGAAATCGTATAAGTATATACTTAGTGCGTTTGTGGATTTGATCGTTGTTTTGCGTGAAAACTCCGGCAGAGTACCGGTGATATCACGAAATGTTCGATCATTGGGTGGGGAATTAAACCAGGGGAAAACGTAA